The Tenrec ecaudatus isolate mTenEca1 chromosome 7, mTenEca1.hap1, whole genome shotgun sequence genome window below encodes:
- the CLDN20 gene encoding claudin-20 produces MASAGLQLFAFSLALLGVSGVLTATLLPTWKVHVDLGSNILTAIVQLQGLWADCTWYSTGMFSCTFKYSILSLPTLVLAARAMMVLACVLSALGICMSIVGMACTRLGGNRKTKEQAVLAGGACFLLAGVLGLFPMVWYTKEIVADSVRLVGSQGKVQELGSAIYVGFAAAVLLCLSGILFCLSCTPKCSRAGAQLPLQLDKSPTPQMKSHLAYHLQDYV; encoded by the coding sequence ATGGCCTCAGCAGGCCTCcagctctttgctttcagcctggCCTTACTGGGGGTCTCTGGGGTGCTCACGGCCACGCTGTTGCCCACTTGGAAGGTGCATGTGGACCTGGGCTCCAACATCCTCACGGCCATCGTCCAGCTGCAGGGGCTATGGGCGGACTGCACGTGGTACAGCACAGGCATGTTCAGCTGCACCTTCAAGTACTCCATCCTGTCCCTGCCCACCCTCGTGCTGGCCGCCCGGGCCATGATGGTGCTGGCCTGTGTCTTGTCGGCGTTGGGGATCTGCATGTCCATAGTCGGGATGGCATGCACTCGCTTAGGAGGCAACAGGAAAACCAAAGAACAGGCTGTGCTGGCAGGCGGCGCCTGCTTCCTGTTGGCGGGGGTCCTGGGCCTGTTCCCCATGGTGTGGTACACCAAGGAGATAGTTGCCGACTCCGTGAGACTGGTGGGGTCCCAGGGCAAGGTGCAGGAGCTGGGGAGTGCCATCTATGTGGGGTTTGCGGCGGCAGTGCTGCTGTGCCTCTCTGGCATACTTTTCTGCCTTTCCTGCACACCTAAGTGCTCACGGGCTGGGGCCCAGCTGCCCTTGCAGCTGGACAAGAGCCCCACCCCCCAGATGAAGAGCCACTTGGCATACCACCTGCAGGACTATGTGTAA